In Pseudohongiella acticola, the sequence CCAATTTTATTTTTCATATTAATCAATAGCTTATAAAATTTTTAGGCGCTAATTCTAAAATTAGCAAACTTTGACACAATTGATTGACAGTCTTGACACCGATGTGCATAAAACCTGTCCTTTCTCACAGGCGACTGCAATTGATGCTGTTTTCTCTATGTTTTTTCAGGGTTTTTTTTGCCTATAATAGAGATGCACATTTGACCCCTTTTAGAGGACTCTGGCATACCGATGAAAGCCGCACTGATCATCTTCGCAGTGATAACCTGTCTGGCCCTTGCCGGCCTGTTCATTCAGGACGCCAATGAACGAAATAGCGCTATCGAGCAAAGCAACAGACTGGTCATGACCGTGACATCCGAGATGCTGACAACCTGGGACCCTCAAACGGTCCGAGACCATGCCACCGACGACCTGCTTGCCGCTGAAAGCCCGGAAGCACTCCGACAGCGCTATACACCTATGAGTCGGCGACTCGGCGATCTGCAGGAAATATTCGACATCCAGTATGACGCCGACATTCCTTCATGGTGGCAAAGCGGTGATACCGCCACCGTGAGCTACCACATGCGGGCTCGCTTCGAAACCGAGATCGCGACGATTGCTGTCGAGCTGGTTCGCCAGCAAGGACAATGGCTGATCAAGGAATACCAGATTCAGCCACCAGCGATTGCATCATAGCGCCGCTGACAGCCCGAACATTAATATCGTCTCCGGTTATCCGTGGTCGTCTGTGCTTACCCGAAGTTATCCGAAAGAGTCACTTCTAACGTGACGAGTCTTCAGTTGCATCGTCACTGTCGCTTTCGCGGTCACCTGTAACTGCGTTTGTCGCCGCCGAATGCACGCCCTTGTTGCTACCGCGCAGAACCCGCCGCCACATCATTCCCAGCCCTTTAACCAGCAGGACCAGTAGTAGCGCCGTCAGCATCGCGGCAAGCAACACCAGCGCGCTGCCGACCAGAAACCACAATAATTCCGCCTGGGGAATGTTGTAGGACACCGCCAGCGCGTAAATGGAACCCAGCGCAATGATGACGCCACCGGCGACGGCTCGATTGCGACGGGAAATTCTGAATCGGGATTTACTCAAATTCGGGTCCTTTGGGTTTACCACCCATATCGGTAAAACTTGCCGTGCACAAAGGATACTGGCTACAACCCCAGAACACGCCGTTCTTGCCCCGCCGCTGCTTTAACAGATGGCCGCAGCGGGGACAGCGCCAGGCGTCTGCGGGCTTTCCGTTGTTATCAGGCAGGGTCACTTTACAGCCTTTATTGTACCCGGTGCAGTACCAATAATCTTCGCGTTCGGTGCGCGCCTGCGCCTCGTCGGCATCATTCTCTGCACCGGCTTTAGCCTGCACATGCACCAACGGTCGCGTACATACCGGACAACGGTAGCGCTGGTCTGGCGTTTCCGACGGATGCCCATCAAGGTCATACAGCTTTTTGTCGCAGACCGGGTACGTGGTGCAGCCCCAGAACGGGCCCATCTTGCCTTCAATACGACGCATGGGATTGCGACAACGAGGGCAATAAAATACACGCTGGGGCGCTGTAACACTGTCGGTAGCGCGCCTATTTACAACATCGTCAGAAGGTTTTTTGTCAGCTTTCGCCTGATCAGATTTATCCGGCTTATCCGGTTCAATTCCATCAAACAGATCTGCACACATGCGTTTCGCCTCAATGCCAGACCCAGCTTGGGTCAGGCTCCCTGAATTGCCTGCAGCGCCTGTTTCAGGCTTGCCTGCAGACTCTGCAATAGCTGCGTATTCTCCTGCCCGGTACCGACCGTGATCCTGAGCTTATCGCGCAGGCGCGGCTGATCAAAGTATCGCACCAGAATGCCATCCTGTTTTAGCCCCTGGTACAGTGTTCTGGCAAGTTTTTCTTGTGAATCCAGACCTGCCGCAGCCGCACTGTCAGGCACCGTCACCAGCAAAAAATTGCTTTCACTGGGAACGACGCTGAATCCCATCGCGGCAAGGGCGGCGCTGAGCCGGCTACGCTCGTCACGAACCTGCTGCCAGTTGACCGCCGCCTCATCGCGAGCGGCCAGCGCAGCCGTCGCCAGATGTTGCGACAGGGCATCGGTGTTGTAGCTGTCCCGGGTCTTATACAACATCGGCGCCAACAGGCTTGACGCACCGATGCCGTAGGCAAAGCGAAGCCCTGCCAGCGAATATCCTTTACTCATGGTACGTAACAACATGACATTATCGAATTCACGAATCAAAGGCACTGCGTCATAACCTTGGGACGGTTCAATAAAATCGACATAGGCTTCATCAATCACCAGCACACCATTGAACTCAGTCGCGATTTCGCGCAAGCGGGACACTGGCAACAATTGCCCGGTCGGCGCATGCGGGTTGACCACAAATGCCAGCCGGGCATCGACTGCATTCAACTGCGCAGCAAAATCCTGCGGCAGCGACCAGTCGTCGTTCAGACTGACACGGGCGACCTGGCAACCCTGTACCGCGGCAAGCACTGGATACAGTGAATAACTTGGCTCCGCCATGCCCAGCGTCTGGCCCGCATCCACGAACGTGGTAATCGCCAGGCGCAAAAGTTCATCGCCGCCATTGGTTGCCATGATGTTGTCGCGGGTCACACCATGGGCGGCCGCTGCAACATCTCTGAATCCATCGGCAAAAGGCTGAGGGTAGCGCCGCAATTCATCCACCCGTAACGACTGCAAGGCGTTCGCGACCGACGCCGTGGCCGGGTACGGGTTCTCATTGGTATTAAGCTTGATCACCTGCTTCTGAGCGGGTTGTTCGCCCCAAGTGTAGCCTGCCATATCACGGATATTCGGTCTTTCGTAGGTCATCGCAGGATCTGCCTGTTTTTGATTAAATTTGATGGTATCAGGGCACATAAGTGCGGGTGCGATTATTCCAGCCTGACCGCCACCGCTCCTCGCCACGCTCGGCGGGGGAATTGTCAATTCGGCGCGCCAGCACCTGCTGTGCTGCCGCCGCAAACTGTTCCAGCACGGAACCGTCATCCGGGGTGGCCAGCATTGTTTCCAATACCTGCAACAGCCCCCAGCCCTGCCCCCGATAACGTTCGCTGGTCGCAGTGCCTTCGCCCTTGAAATTAACATAGTCAATCAGCGCATACATGCCATGCGGCACATGGCTGTTCGCCACGCGGTAAAATTCTGTAGCAATGGCAGCTGGCTGGTCACTGGCGGCCGTCAGCGCAGGCAGACTATGCTCAAGCCTTCTCATGATAAAATCCGCCTGAATACCGCGGGTATCACTCAAAAACTGTCGCAGTGACTGCATCTGCTCGCTGTCGATCTCAGCCAGAAAGGTTTCACGATCCGGCCAGGGCGAGGCCCACCCAGGCAGACCAGCCAGCCATGGCGGTAAATCAACGCCACGCGCCACGTAGTATCCCAGTAACTCCGGAAAACTCTCCACGAAGCGTTCCCGCTGCCCTTCCCGATACCAGATAAAGTGCCCGATGCCCAGGGACGGAAAATCCTCCCCCACATTCCAGCTGGTCAGGCATGACAACTGGCGATTGCACTCATTCTGAAATATCCGGTCAGCAACCCAGTTGGCTTGCTCCGAATTCAGGGTTGGTAACCGATCATCGGCAAAAGCGCCTGCGGACAGCATCACTAACGACAGCCCCAGCCAACCGCAAACGGTCTTGCAAAAACGCCCCCGCATACTGCACTCCTTCGTCACTGAACCCGGGTATTTCGGGTATCTCGGTCGCCCGGACATACCGATCAGGTCAACGGGCAGGACAGTATCAGGGCGTCTTCCCGAAACGCGCTGCCTGCCTCACTGGGATAATAGTGTCTGCGCTCACCCACTTGCACAAATCCCATGGAATAGTACAGTGCCCGGGCAGCCTCATTGGAAGGACGTACCTCCAGAAAGCAGGTGTCGGCGCCCAGTTTGCCGGCTTCGGCCAACAGGTGCTTCAACATGCGACGCCCGTAGGCCTGGCGACGAAAACCGGGATGCACACACACGGTGAGTACGTGACTTTCCCCGACGGCAGCACTGAGCACGCCATGGGCAACAATCCGGTCGCGGGTCGCCAGTACCCAGCACTCGTATCCAGCCCGTAAACAATCCAGGAATATGCGCTTACTCCAGGGGTTCGGGTAGGAAATTTCCTCGTTGTGAACCACAAAGTCAAGATCACTGGGCCGCATTCGACGGCATATCACCTGACCTGGGTCGGTTATGGTCTGAAACATCGGATCTGCTAACATGTCCTGTAAAATATTACTCCTCACCCCGTTTGAGACGATCTCGCACCAACTGCATTGCCTGCCAAGCGGAACGTTTCAAGTCAGCGTTGGTTTGCATGGCGTGCAGAGAATGTGTCCGCAGCATGGCAAAGCCGAACTGAGGATGCACCAGCAAACTGCCAGCCTGCTCGTCTTCCCCGGCCCTGGTATCCCGGTACAGGAACGGGGGTGTTTCATCGGCCAGAATCAGCAGCATTGCCGAAGGTTGCTCACGCAGGCGCCTGGCAACAAAACCATCCACTGCCTGACGTGCCGCTCGCTGCCCGACTGGCAATCCCAGATCACCCGGAAATGGCCAATGGAATGTATGCTCTTGTGCCACCGCATCTTTCAGAGCCGGGTTCAACGCGACCAATATCCGTTGCAGCATCTGGCCAGTGTCAGTCGTCAGGCAATCTGCACCTGCCGGCAGCATCGCCAGCACAGACAGGCGTTTTCCCACATTAAACCAGCTGAAGGCAAAGTCCAGCGTCTGATCGTCTTCAACGGAGGGTGGTGCCGCGCCGTCTTGCCCAGTATGTGTCTGCGTATCGGCCTGCTTATGCACATCAACAGGCTGACGTTCTGGCGCCTTCGCAAGCTCCTGGCCCAGAACGGCCTTTAACGAGGCGGGGCCGTGTTCTACAGATGCTGGCTGGGTACTTTTGGGCTGGGCACTTTTTGGCTGTGCATTTTCTGGCAGAGATCTTTGCCGAGGATCGGGCACTGGCTGACCTGGCCCACGAGCGTGGTCATCGGACAGCACCTGCCTGGCAGCATCGCCAAACGTTGGCACCACCGGGGCTTGAGTCACAAGGGCAATCTCGTGCGAGGGGCCGGCACCAGGCAACTGGCCACGCGCGAACCAGCTTTGAACCCCCATTTCCCGCAACAATGTCTGTCTGTGATTCTCGGTCGCCATCAACGGCTCCACCTATTTCCTGCGAATTCATTTGTCTTACAAACACATTATAAAGCAGAGGGCACCCTATGCACCAAAGCTATCTGCCCCGTTACCACAAACAATTGTACGGCTGCGGCAAACATGTTTGAATCTATGGTTTTATGGACAAGGTAAATACGCTATGAAAGCTCTGCTGTGCAAATCCTATGGCCCGCCCGAAAACCTGTCTCTGGAAGAGGTCGCTGACCTGGAACCCCTACCAGGTGAAGTCATTGTTGATGTGTACGCCGCATCACTTAATTTCCCGGATACACTGCAAATCCAGGGTAAATACCAGTTTCAGCCGCCCATGCCATTCTCACCTGGCTCAGAGGTCGGCGGTATCATCTCTGCGGTGGGAAATGATGTGACGGGATTTGCGGTGGGTGACCGGGTGATGGCGACTCCGTCTATCGGCGGTATGGCAGAACAGGTAAAAGT encodes:
- a CDS encoding topoisomerase DNA-binding C4 zinc finger domain-containing protein, which codes for MCADLFDGIEPDKPDKSDQAKADKKPSDDVVNRRATDSVTAPQRVFYCPRCRNPMRRIEGKMGPFWGCTTYPVCDKKLYDLDGHPSETPDQRYRCPVCTRPLVHVQAKAGAENDADEAQARTEREDYWYCTGYNKGCKVTLPDNNGKPADAWRCPRCGHLLKQRRGKNGVFWGCSQYPLCTASFTDMGGKPKGPEFE
- the hisC gene encoding histidinol-phosphate transaminase — its product is MTYERPNIRDMAGYTWGEQPAQKQVIKLNTNENPYPATASVANALQSLRVDELRRYPQPFADGFRDVAAAAHGVTRDNIMATNGGDELLRLAITTFVDAGQTLGMAEPSYSLYPVLAAVQGCQVARVSLNDDWSLPQDFAAQLNAVDARLAFVVNPHAPTGQLLPVSRLREIATEFNGVLVIDEAYVDFIEPSQGYDAVPLIREFDNVMLLRTMSKGYSLAGLRFAYGIGASSLLAPMLYKTRDSYNTDALSQHLATAALAARDEAAVNWQQVRDERSRLSAALAAMGFSVVPSESNFLLVTVPDSAAAAGLDSQEKLARTLYQGLKQDGILVRYFDQPRLRDKLRITVGTGQENTQLLQSLQASLKQALQAIQGA
- the rimI gene encoding ribosomal protein S18-alanine N-acetyltransferase, producing the protein MFQTITDPGQVICRRMRPSDLDFVVHNEEISYPNPWSKRIFLDCLRAGYECWVLATRDRIVAHGVLSAAVGESHVLTVCVHPGFRRQAYGRRMLKHLLAEAGKLGADTCFLEVRPSNEAARALYYSMGFVQVGERRHYYPSEAGSAFREDALILSCPLT